CCAACTTCAAATGTCTATTGCAAGTAGCTTGGGTATATAACGCTTGCAGATGCAGGCCATCACTTGAAGAGGTTAAGGCCCAACAAGACTACCGTTTAGACCACTTCATGCATGGGAAATCTGGTACTTTCAAGTTATAAGTCTGATCTCACTAGTGCTCATGGCTCACGGACTGAACAGTTAGGtccgtttagatgttgaactaagttgatataagttgagttctttatgaatagtaataaattgagatggtaGAGTAAATTTTGTGAAGTTTACTTAAggtgagtttaaatatatttggatgttaagatgagtttgatGTATTTACGAGAAGTTAAAAGAGGTTATGAGTCccgtatataaatatatattgagttgaaaaaaatcgTGAGAAttgaatgtttgaatattagactcaacttaaaattagactaaagtgAAATAAGTTTCAAAcgcattataagaaaaataattatttgtgacgaattatttacgatgagaatgactttttacaacaaaaatagacTGATTTTAActgagaaaaataattttcgtaaaaaATAACTGCAACATATAAGTAGTTTTATTACAGTGACGTGCCTTATTCGACTGATCTTCTTTGAAGGCCGGCCGCATGACTCAGACTGTAAAACCGGAACTGATCTGTGTGCTGTCTACTGATCTATTCATTTGCTGCACAGGCGCGCATCTCACTTAATAGTAAACTGTCGAgcgaaaaatataatatatagtaattaacTAGGGTACAGTATTTATGCATGATAGAGTTTAGATGGGGATTGGTGTGAGCACGATAAGATGTACTTCGGatacattaataatattgaaCTCGATTGGTTGGAAAGCATGACGTTTACGGCCTTTGGCTTTGGGATTAGCTCCATTCCTTTTCAAGCATCAAAAAGTGCGTTGGGTGAAACAAAAATCTTATGTGATCATTAATGCTGTTTTGAGATGTTTTAAGAAATGTGTTTATTACAAAACCATGCATATTCCAGGCTCTAGCTACTATATATGGTACTACGTACGTAACACACATGTTCACACGAAACATAAGTACTAGAAATATCCAgaccaaaaataatttatatccCCGTGACTCTTTCAATACCAGAGTGAATACTGGCGATCAAACTTTTTCTTCGTCACTGAGGATGATCTTCCAGCATCAGAAACACTCCTAAATCCAAATTCCTGATCATCATTGCCTCCAGAGGGACTAATGCCAGCAAGCTTTGAGCAAATTCCACTAATAAAACCATCCGCCTTTTCATCTTCAGAATCAAGCAAAAAACCCGTTTCTAGAACCTCAGGGCTATCCCATTGGTGTGATCCTACATTAACattcttgtttttaaatgtgaaATATTTGCTATTCTCCTCATGATCGCGTGTTCCTTCTTCTGAATTAGAATCTTTTGTAGGTGAGCGCAGTTGATCATGTTTGTTCAACTCATATGTATCATTCCATGTGGGAGTACTTGTTGTAGAACACGATGAGAGAATTGAAGAAAACCTTGACGTTTCGGAGGAAGATGAGGGAGTAGTACTAGCAGTActagaggaaggagaagtcgtGTTTGGACTTCCAAATCCTTggatttcttttgttattttgagAGCTTTCAGACGCGCTTCTTTGAGTGCTATTCCTCCTCCTAGAAGTTTAAGTATCTCCTCTGATTTCTTCTGCATGCTGACGCCCCAGTTGAACCTAACATCATTCACCaggattttgaaaatgaaagcaAGCATATGATATAAAGCTAGTGCTATACTAATGGCCTGTCGGCCAATATTGTTGGCAATCCCTTAAAGGAACAAGGCTCTAACGCGCTCAAATTgcctggaaaagaaaaaaatagctcgtgctatgtatatatatatatacatacattttACCAGAGAAACCTGAGGATTTTAAGGAATTACCCCTTCTCATCTATGTGTTTAAATGTTCCAAGCTCTTGAATAAGATCAGCATCACGTTGGAATTCTTCAGCCAAATCTTCAGGACCATGAGTTAGTAAGAACGCAAGAAGTACCAGTGATTTGTAGGATTGTCTCCATCGCTTCCAATCAATGCTATAGAACCTGcattaatatttctatattaACATTTAAGAATCGGTAGCAATTGGGGTCTTAACAGAACAAGCTGGGAATGGTGATGTATGCGTACGTGCGAATAAAGACTGTTAAATGGTCATGTAATGTTCAAAAAAATCAACGTACTTTTTTAGGCTAAAGTAAACAAACCGACCTTCTATGAAGAACATCAATAATTCTCCAATAATCATCCACCTCAAAGGATGCTTCAGCTATTCTTGTCATTGTTCTCGCATCAGGGCTACATGGATCGTTATTTGTAGCTTCTTCGGCCAACCTTGAGAAACGAACATCAATCTGATACGTTATCGCAATGCAGGACAGACAGAGAAAACGGCGAATATACGTGTGTGTGTCTCTGAAtcgaaactaaaaaaaaaaacctttttgcatttctttttaatatcgTAACACAAGGGATAACTTTTCAGTACCAAACTATAAATCTCTACTTTAATTTTCCCTCTTTTCTATAAGGAAACGTACCcttccgaaaaaaaaaaaaaatcatttggttGGCAACAAATGACCTCTTTCATGCTTGGTGATCGATCTAACcattctccctccctccctctgatctctctgtctctagctctctctctctctcatgaatTCAAACGTCGCTCGTAAAAATAACAGATCacgaaaacaagaaaattagggtttataactgatcataatatttaattttataagcgAACAAAAGGTATATATAGGCACTGTCAATCGGTAGTCTTGCATTACGCATGATCGATcgcatgatgcatgcatgcttcttTTAGTACTGTTCAGAAaggtatataatttatttgctaTACATGTATATGTGTGCTCCCGTGTTTATGAGTgtgatgaaaagaaaaggagaaaaagatcaCTTACAGTTCAGCTTCACTAACATCAGTGAAGACCAGCCTGGCAGTTCTGTATTTCTGTTGTAGGAAAAAAGATGTTTGCCTTTTAAACTGGCCTAGCAATAAGGACCCCATAAGAAGGCAGAGACTTCTTCGATCGGcaaaagttaattatatatatatatatatatatatatatatatatatatgaaccctAGCTAGTTTGAACCCTTATTTGATTAACGAAACCCAATTCTGATTACTTTTCAGTGAAAATAAACCATGATCAGCCAGACGAGCTGAATGCAAGAGTTTCCCTTGAAAGCCAATATAGTTGAACGTTTAAAAGAAGTTTAATTTTCGAACACCACAACATCATGAGAAATAAAAGTCACCACACGGCCACTACATGATGAGCTCCttaaacaggaaaaaaaagcTAGCTTATCCAAAGAAAACCCATGCACTATTTTGAGACGAGAATTAGACCACAACCATTGTACTTGGGTATCCATGATTCTAGCTCAGATAATAAAGGACAAGTATTTTCATGAAAAGGGAATACAAAATTGGCTAATATTAGAATTTGACCAATTATAATCCATATAATTTTTCTCTCCAATCTGAATATATGTGCGCGCGCGTATGTATATGGACTGAACTGAAGCTTAGGACCATCAAAAGTACCATCATGcccagaaatatatataaatccttCTTTCACGTTCTTTATCCAGTATTGACTGTatttggttgttaaactcatctcaatctaaTCATTAATGAGatctactactttttcaactttttataagaaagtta
Above is a genomic segment from Juglans microcarpa x Juglans regia isolate MS1-56 chromosome 1D, Jm3101_v1.0, whole genome shotgun sequence containing:
- the LOC121235690 gene encoding clathrin interactor 1-like — its product is MTRIAEASFEVDDYWRIIDVLHRRFYSIDWKRWRQSYKSLVLLAFLLTHGPEDLAEEFQRDADLIQELGTFKHIDEKGFNWGVSMQKKSEEILKLLGGGIALKEARLKALKITKEIQGFGSPNTTSPSSSTASTTPSSSSETSRFSSILSSCSTTSTPTWNDTYELNKHDQLRSPTKDSNSEEGTRDHEENSKYFTFKNKNVNVGSHQWDSPEVLETGFLLDSEDEKADGFISGICSKLAGISPSGGNDDQEFGFRSVSDAGRSSSVTKKKFDRQYSLWY